A stretch of the Halictus rubicundus isolate RS-2024b chromosome 16, iyHalRubi1_principal, whole genome shotgun sequence genome encodes the following:
- the LOC143362091 gene encoding death-associated inhibitor of apoptosis 1-like produces the protein MGLRAKKEIVKDTCTKPLFLSTMTGIVEHRIALGSDSSIKSSANSQLTPPTPPTTHSLNDEVDNIDYRFEQARLQSFENWPLPYIIEPKRLAAAGFYYTGEDDKVRCFECRVEICQWVEGDNPMVDHQRWSARCRFIRKINCGNVPIGVDPNTVLPPRPRSRDVCGLYGVEYRHTSGPDNHNLTSELQLPSTAKLSCLGLARPKGPVHPEYASYDARLRTFETWPKAMAQTKEQLADAGFYYTGKGDQTVCYYCGGGLKDWELGDEPWEQHAKWFSKCYYLMMVKDQDYVNKVTGQHISPPSKEETMQMNLPSFIKKVQPVLMSVEMKEHAESNPCPSSQSCSADSGIERIGSVAESVKESIEDLSNAKTQNNKTIDDARMCKICYNEELGVLFLPCRHIVACVKCALGMTTCVICREPVTLTVRAFVS, from the exons atgggacttcgtgcCAAAAAAGAAATAGTCAAGGATACCTGTACAAAACCATTGTTTCTAAGTACGATGACTGGTATTGTTGAACATCGTATAGCGTTGGGAAGTGATTCAAGTATTAAGTCTTCAGCAAATTCACAGTTAACACCGCCAACACCTCCTACAACTCACTCGTTAAACGACGAAGTAGATAACATTGATTATCGTTTTGAACAAGCCAGACTGCAGAGTTTTGAAAATTGGCCTCTGCCGTATATTATAGAACCAAAAAGACTTGCGGCTGCTGGATTTTATTACACAGGCGAAGACGATAAAGTGAGATGCTTTGAATGTCGTGTGGAAATATGTCAATGGGTAGAAGGTGATAATCCGATGGTTGACCACCAACGTTGGTCGGCAAGATGCAGatttattcgaaaaattaattgtgGCAATGTCCCAATCGGAGTAGATCCTAACACAGTTTTACCACCAAGGCCAAGGAGTAGAGACGTATGTGGCCTTTACGGAGTAGAATATAGACATACTTCTGGTCCGGACAATCATAATTTAACATCGGAATTACAATTACCAAGTACAGCAAAACTAAGTTGTTTAGGTTTAGCAAGACCTAAAGGACCAGTACATCCTGAATATGCCAGTTATGATGCTAGACTACGGACATTTGAAACATGGCCAAAAGCTATGGCACAAACAAAAGAACAGTTAGCGGATGCTGGTTTTTATTACACCGGTAAAGGTGATCAAACAGTGTGTTATTATTGCGGCGGTGGTTTGAAAGATTGGGAACTGGGAGATGAACCCTGGGAACAACACGCAAAATGGTTCTCGAAATGTTATTATTTGATGATGGTTAAAGATCAAGACTATGTTAATAAAGTAACAGGTCAGCACATATCACCGCCATCCAAAGAG GAAACAATGCAGATGAATCTGCCAAGTTTTATTAAGAAAGTTCAACCTGTATTGATGAGCGTAGAAATGAAGGAACATGCGGAAAGTAATCCTTGTCCAAGTTCTCAATCCTGTTCCGCAGATAGTGGCATAGAAAGAATCGGATCTGTCGCAGAATCTGTAAAAGAAAGCATAGAAGATCTATCGAATGCGAAAACGCAAAACAATAAGACCATAGATGATGCGAGGATGTGCAAAATTTGTTACAATGAAGAATTAGGAGTACTATTTTTACCATGTAGACATATAGTAGCTTGTGTGAAGTGTGCTCTTGGCATGACAACTTGTGTAATATGCAGAGAGCCTGTTACCTTGACCGTGCGAGCTTTCGTCTCATGA
- the Drp1 gene encoding dynamin related protein 1 isoform X2 encodes MEALIPVINKLQDVFNTVGADAIQLPQIVVLGTQSSGKSSVIESLVGRSFLPRGVGIVTRRPLVLQLVYAPKEDREHRSAENGTLDLDEWGIFLHTKNKIYTNFDHICKEIETETERMAGCNKGICPEPINLKIYSKTVVNLTLIDLPGITKVPVGDQPEDIENQISQLVLKYICNPNSIILAVVTANTDMATSESLKLSKDVDPDGRRTLAVVTKLDLMDAGTDAIDILCGRVIPVKLGIIGVVNRSQQDIINNKSIHEALRDEAAFLQRKYPSLANRNGTPYLAKTLNRLLMQHIRDCLPELKMRVNVMVSQFQSLLNSYGEDVGDKSQTLLQIITKFASSYCSTIDGTAKNIETTALYGGARICYIFHESFGKTLDSIHPLAGLTKGDILTAIRNATGPRPALFVPEVSFELLVKRQIRRLEEPSLRCVELIHEEMQSIIQHCGTEVQQEMMRFPKLHERIVDVVTQLLRRRLPATNHMVENLVAIELAYINTKHPDFHKDAVLASSILQNADGDIPKHNKRHPSATSTSSPIMPNDTSIKSANSQEDVATFPEQNKDQQGHPNHWLLSNWLPQGKTDSSNSIDGSPLRNRENSGSPLPNSHSHSNSNPNPVIEIQKPSPQQKPVNLLPEVPLQTYRQLSKREQRDCDVIVNILLCRETNQIVLLYRKKVYTG; translated from the exons ATGGAAGCTTTGATACCCGTTATAAACAAATTGCAAGATGTATTTAATACTGTCGGAGCAGATGCTATTCAGCTACCACAAATTGTCGTACTTGGCACACAG AGTTCTGGGAAATCCTCAGTAATCGAAAGTTTAGTCGGTCGATCGTTTTTACCAAGAGGTGTAGGAATAGTCACTCGACGTCCATTGGTGTTACAACTTGTCTATGCTCCTAAAGAAGATCGTGAACACCGCAGCGCAGAAAATGGAACGCTGGATCTGGACGAGTGGGGAATTTTTTTACATAccaagaataaaatttatacaaacTTTGATCATATATGTAAAGAAATTGAAACCGAGACCGAACGCATGGCTGGATGTAACAAAGGGATTTGTCCGGAACCGATCAATTTAAAGATTTATTCGAAAACGGTCGTTAATTTGACGCTTATAGATCTCCCTGGTATCACAAAGGTACCGGTCGGCGACCAACCCGAAGATATAGAAAATCAAATATCTCAGCTCGTATTGAAGTATATATGTAATCCTAATTCCATTATATTGGCTGTGGTCACTGCAAATACCGACATGGCTACCAGTGAAAGTTTAAAACTCAGCAAAGACGTGGATCCGGATGGAAGACGTACTTTAGCAGTTGTGACGAAATTAGATCTTATGGATGCTG GAACGGATGCTATCGACATATTATGCGGCAGGGTAATTCCTGTAAAACTAGGGATCATCGGGGTGGTTAATCGTTCTCAGCAGgatataataaacaataaaagtaTTCACGAGGCGTTAAGAGACGAGGCCGCATTCTTACAGCGGAAATATCCCTCTTTGGCCAACAGAAATGGAACCCCTTATCTCGCTAAAACGTTGAATCGTTTGCTTATGCAACACATTCGGGACTGCCTTCCAGAATTAAAG ATGAGAGTAAACGTGATGGTGTCTCAATTTCAAAGCCTGCTGAATTCGTACGGGGAGGACGTTGGCGACAAGAGCCAAACGTTACTACAAATTATCACGAAATTCGCGAGCAGCTATTGCTCGACAATAGACGGAACTGCCAAAAACATTGAAACAACGGCGTTGTACGGTGGTGCTcgaatttgttatatttttcacGAATCGTTTGGCAAAACGCTCGACTCGATTCATCCGCTAGCCGGCCTCACGAAAGGAGATATTTTGACTGCCATTCGAAACGCGACTGGTCCGAGACCAGCTCTATTCGTGCCAGAAGTTTCGTTCGAGCTGTTGGTCAAACGGCAAATCCGAAGACTCGAGGAGCCTTCTTTACGCTGCGTGGAACTGATTCATGAAGAGATGCAAAGTATTATACAGCACTGTGGTACCGAAGTGCAACAGGAAATGATGCGTTTCCCAAAGTTGCACGAGCGCATCGTCGACGTTGTGACGCAGCTGTTGCGTCGACGACTGCCGGCCACCAATCACATGGTTGAAAATCTGGTTGCGATAGAATTGGCTTACATAAACACAAAGCATCCAGATTTTCATAAAGATGCCGTCCTCGCGTCGTCTATACTACAAAATGCTGACGGGGATATTCCGAAACACAATAAGAGACATCCTTCTGCCACGAGTACATCGAGTCCCATAATGCCAAACGACACC AGTATAAAATCAGCGAACAGTCAAGAGGATGTGGCAACTTTTCCCGAGCAAAACAAGGACCAACAAGGACACCCAAATCATTGGTTGCTAAGTAATTGGTTGCCGCAGGGGAAAACCGACTCGAGTAACTCGATCGACGGCTCGCCCCTGAGAAATCGAGAAAACAGCGGTTCTCCCCTCCCAAATTCGCATTCGCATTCGAATTCAAATCCAAATCCAGTAATCGAAATACAGAAACCATCTCCTCAGCAGAAACCGGTAAATCTACTCCCGGAGGTACCGCTGCAAACATATCGACAGCTTAGCAAACGGGAGCAACGGGACTGTGATGTTATTG TAAACATATTGCTTTGCAGAGAGACTAATCAAATCGTACTTTTATATCGTAAGAAAGTCTATACAGGATAG
- the LOC143362089 gene encoding protein-lysine N-methyltransferase SMYD4 produces MFAAKGCTKFHEFFKVAYDGGISEPFAARFKESSAKGDREGMIKVLMGMPCVKNMKVAESYRGKDDVKAAEIYCKIRGTNVENGEQESRINALAETLFMASVTSRLFLEVLFDCAQSCYDSRAFASCLGYCECMLALPASFYDKTVESMNDFFERRKACVHLESECSKILKRSSSRGKGTSRTARSNERVLPKTPAVDGKPNSLLQSTSDAVALDVDEKRGRRLVATRNIKAGTVLIVGSPFAYTTNRDALETNCLHCHASLKPTGSVKIPCRSCRAVSFCSERCRKEAWQAYHRFECLILDAFYEARSEDTQTQVSHLLLAYRMTVAGSLSPKRRTVDNDDKADDDKIPFLDDDHVRRYAAAAKEYRNRLGRSEIYQSQDYRTVLALETHCAALDHHVNLIRGIEAIFLTKCFTFVLSKMDVVCLEDAFLWLAVGMMHHLQAINCNAYEIVENVYNKETHVWEPREIGGAIYPTVSLVNHSCYPNVVRHSYVAGTVVVRTLRFIGKGSEILDCYGPHFLEESRLQRREHLSKKYRFLCDCEACAGNWQFPLPETIAYKCRTCSEPVGSFSLNGNVDKDDRRVSTNVAQRCKCNEKKLDRKKLYAQFRKSVDRRLNAISKMYEGQYTQALPQLIEHINFIEKFFVAPNSETIKTQQCIIQCYNRFGCTSQ; encoded by the exons ATGTTTGCGGCAAAGGG GTGTACGAAATTCCACGAGTTCTTCAAAGTAGCTTACGATGGTGGAATATCGGAGCCGTTCGCGGCTCGTTTCAAGGAATCGTCGGCGAAAGGGGACAGAGAAGGAATGATCAAAGTCCTCATGGGCATGCCATGCGTAAAGAATATGAAAGTCGCCGAATCGTACAGGGGTAAGGATGACGTTAAGGCGGCTGAGATTTACTGTAAGATACGGGGGACAAACGTCGAGAACGGCGAACAGGAAAGTAGAATTAATGCCCTCGCGGAAACACTGTTTATGGCCAGTGTAACCAGTAGGTTGTTCCTGGAGGTTCTGTTCGATTGCGCCCAGAGCTGCTACGACTCGAGGGCTTTCGCGAGCTGCCTCGGATACTGCGAATGCATGCTTGCGCTTCCCGCGAGCTTCTACGATAAGACCGTCGAGAGCATGAACGATTTCTTCGAACGTAGGAAAGCGTGCGTGCATTTGGAGAGCGAGTGCTCCAAGATCTTGAAGCGGTCATCATCCAGGGGAAAAGGCACAAGTCGAACGGCGCGGTCGAACGAACGCGTTCTTCCCAAGACACCCGCCGTCGACGGGAAACCGAACAGCCTTCTACAAAGTACCTCGGACGCTGTGGCCTTGGATGTCGACGAGAAGAGAGGTCGACGTCTCGTGGCCACCAGAAACATCAAGGCGGGAACCGTGTTGATCGTAGGGTCGCCGTTCGCCTACACCACCAACAGGGATGCGCTCGAGACCAATTGCTTGCATTGCCACGCCAGTCTAAAGCCGACCGGCAGCGTAAAGATACCCTGTCGCTCTTGTCGAGCG GTGTCTTTCTGTTCGGAAAGGTGCCGCAAAGAAGCATGGCAGGCTTACCATCGGTTCGAGTGCCTGATACTCGACGCCTTTTACGAAGCTCGATCGGAGGACACGCAAACGCAAGTCTCGCACCTTTTGCTGGCTTACAGGATGACGGTCGCAGGGTCCTTGTCCCCGAAACGCAGGACCGTGGATAACGACGATAAAGCGGACGATGACAAGATTCCGTTTTTAGATGACGACCACGTCAGACGGTATGCCGCAGCTGCGAAAGAGTATCGCAACCGGTTGGGGAGAAGCGAGATTTACCAATCCCAGGATTACCGCACTGTGTTAGCTTTGGAGACTCATTGCGCGGCATTGGACCACCACGTGAATCTGATCCGCGGCATCGAAGCGATTTTCTTGACCAAGTGTTTCACCTTTGTCTTGAGTAAAATGGACGTTGTTTGTTTAGAGGATGCCTTTCTTTGGTTAGCCGTAGGAATGATGCACCATTTGCAGGCTATCAATTGCAACGCGTACGAGATCGTCGAGAACGTGTACAATAAGGAGACTCACGTTTGGGAGCCGCGGGAGATCGGTGGAGCGATCTACCCGACGGTCAGTCTCGTGAATCACAGCTGTTATCCGAATGTCGTGCGTCATTCGTATGTAGCAG GAACGGTCGTGGTGAGAACGTTACGGTTTATCGGTAAAGGTAGCGAGATTCTCGACTGCTACGGGCCACATTTCCTCGAAGAGTCGCGGCTACAAAGACGCGAGCACTTGAGCAAAAAGTATCGTTTTCTGTGCGATTGCGAGGCTTGCGCCGGAAACTGGCAGTTTCCGTTACCCGAAACGATCGCTTACAAATGCAGAACGTGCTCGGAACCCGTCGGTTCGTTCTCGTTGAACGGTAATGTTGACAAAGACGACCGACGCGTGTCGACCAACGTCGCGCAACGTTGCAAGTGCAACGAGAAGAAACTCGACCGCAAGAAATTGTACGCACAATTTCGAAAATCGGTCGACAGACGATTGAACGCGATCTCGAAAATGTACGAGGGCCAGTACACACAGGCTCTGCCCCAGTTGATCGAGCACATAAACTTTATTGAAAAGTTCTTTGTTGCGCCCAACAGCGAAACTATCAAAACACAACAATGTATCATTCAATGTTACAATCGGTTTGGCTGCACCTCTCAATAA
- the Drp1 gene encoding dynamin related protein 1 isoform X1 has product MEALIPVINKLQDVFNTVGADAIQLPQIVVLGTQSSGKSSVIESLVGRSFLPRGVGIVTRRPLVLQLVYAPKEDREHRSAENGTLDLDEWGIFLHTKNKIYTNFDHICKEIETETERMAGCNKGICPEPINLKIYSKTVVNLTLIDLPGITKVPVGDQPEDIENQISQLVLKYICNPNSIILAVVTANTDMATSESLKLSKDVDPDGRRTLAVVTKLDLMDAGTDAIDILCGRVIPVKLGIIGVVNRSQQDIINNKSIHEALRDEAAFLQRKYPSLANRNGTPYLAKTLNRLLMQHIRDCLPELKMRVNVMVSQFQSLLNSYGEDVGDKSQTLLQIITKFASSYCSTIDGTAKNIETTALYGGARICYIFHESFGKTLDSIHPLAGLTKGDILTAIRNATGPRPALFVPEVSFELLVKRQIRRLEEPSLRCVELIHEEMQSIIQHCGTEVQQEMMRFPKLHERIVDVVTQLLRRRLPATNHMVENLVAIELAYINTKHPDFHKDAVLASSILQNADGDIPKHNKRHPSATSTSSPIMPNDTSIKSANSQEDVATFPEQNKDQQGHPNHWLLSNWLPQGKTDSSNSIDGSPLRNRENSGSPLPNSHSHSNSNPNPVIEIQKPSPQQKPVNLLPEVPLQTYRQLSKREQRDCDVIERLIKSYFYIVRKSIQDSVPKAIMHFLVNYVKDNLQSELVTHLYKSDQAEVLLNESDHVAVRRKESADMLKALTQASHIISEIRETHMW; this is encoded by the exons ATGGAAGCTTTGATACCCGTTATAAACAAATTGCAAGATGTATTTAATACTGTCGGAGCAGATGCTATTCAGCTACCACAAATTGTCGTACTTGGCACACAG AGTTCTGGGAAATCCTCAGTAATCGAAAGTTTAGTCGGTCGATCGTTTTTACCAAGAGGTGTAGGAATAGTCACTCGACGTCCATTGGTGTTACAACTTGTCTATGCTCCTAAAGAAGATCGTGAACACCGCAGCGCAGAAAATGGAACGCTGGATCTGGACGAGTGGGGAATTTTTTTACATAccaagaataaaatttatacaaacTTTGATCATATATGTAAAGAAATTGAAACCGAGACCGAACGCATGGCTGGATGTAACAAAGGGATTTGTCCGGAACCGATCAATTTAAAGATTTATTCGAAAACGGTCGTTAATTTGACGCTTATAGATCTCCCTGGTATCACAAAGGTACCGGTCGGCGACCAACCCGAAGATATAGAAAATCAAATATCTCAGCTCGTATTGAAGTATATATGTAATCCTAATTCCATTATATTGGCTGTGGTCACTGCAAATACCGACATGGCTACCAGTGAAAGTTTAAAACTCAGCAAAGACGTGGATCCGGATGGAAGACGTACTTTAGCAGTTGTGACGAAATTAGATCTTATGGATGCTG GAACGGATGCTATCGACATATTATGCGGCAGGGTAATTCCTGTAAAACTAGGGATCATCGGGGTGGTTAATCGTTCTCAGCAGgatataataaacaataaaagtaTTCACGAGGCGTTAAGAGACGAGGCCGCATTCTTACAGCGGAAATATCCCTCTTTGGCCAACAGAAATGGAACCCCTTATCTCGCTAAAACGTTGAATCGTTTGCTTATGCAACACATTCGGGACTGCCTTCCAGAATTAAAG ATGAGAGTAAACGTGATGGTGTCTCAATTTCAAAGCCTGCTGAATTCGTACGGGGAGGACGTTGGCGACAAGAGCCAAACGTTACTACAAATTATCACGAAATTCGCGAGCAGCTATTGCTCGACAATAGACGGAACTGCCAAAAACATTGAAACAACGGCGTTGTACGGTGGTGCTcgaatttgttatatttttcacGAATCGTTTGGCAAAACGCTCGACTCGATTCATCCGCTAGCCGGCCTCACGAAAGGAGATATTTTGACTGCCATTCGAAACGCGACTGGTCCGAGACCAGCTCTATTCGTGCCAGAAGTTTCGTTCGAGCTGTTGGTCAAACGGCAAATCCGAAGACTCGAGGAGCCTTCTTTACGCTGCGTGGAACTGATTCATGAAGAGATGCAAAGTATTATACAGCACTGTGGTACCGAAGTGCAACAGGAAATGATGCGTTTCCCAAAGTTGCACGAGCGCATCGTCGACGTTGTGACGCAGCTGTTGCGTCGACGACTGCCGGCCACCAATCACATGGTTGAAAATCTGGTTGCGATAGAATTGGCTTACATAAACACAAAGCATCCAGATTTTCATAAAGATGCCGTCCTCGCGTCGTCTATACTACAAAATGCTGACGGGGATATTCCGAAACACAATAAGAGACATCCTTCTGCCACGAGTACATCGAGTCCCATAATGCCAAACGACACC AGTATAAAATCAGCGAACAGTCAAGAGGATGTGGCAACTTTTCCCGAGCAAAACAAGGACCAACAAGGACACCCAAATCATTGGTTGCTAAGTAATTGGTTGCCGCAGGGGAAAACCGACTCGAGTAACTCGATCGACGGCTCGCCCCTGAGAAATCGAGAAAACAGCGGTTCTCCCCTCCCAAATTCGCATTCGCATTCGAATTCAAATCCAAATCCAGTAATCGAAATACAGAAACCATCTCCTCAGCAGAAACCGGTAAATCTACTCCCGGAGGTACCGCTGCAAACATATCGACAGCTTAGCAAACGGGAGCAACGGGACTGTGATGTTATTG AGAGACTAATCAAATCGTACTTTTATATCGTAAGAAAGTCTATACAGGATAGCGTACCGAAGGCTATCATGCATTTCCTAGTCAACTATGTGAAAGATAATTTACAAAGCGAGCTCGTGACTCACTTGTACAAGTCTGATCAGGCCGAGGTGCTGTTAAACGAGAGCGATCACGTCGCTGTCAGGCGCAAGGAATCGGCAGACATGCTAAAG GCGCTAACTCAAGCCAGTCACATCATCAGTGAAATTCGAGAGACGCATATGTGGTAA